In Rhodoferax sediminis, the sequence CACCAATTGGAGACCGTTGATCTGAGAGTCGCTAATGCGAGGGAATGTCACCCCATGATTGTAGAAAGCACGCCCGACCCTGTCGTGGTGCAGGCCATCGTCTGGCAGACCGAGGCCGACACGCGCGCGTTTGCGCGCCGGCTGGCCGCACACCCGGCGCTGCGCAATGCGTTCATCGAGCTGCACGGCGAGCTCGGCGCCGGCAAGACCACCTTCGTGCGGCACCTGCTGCACGCGCTGGGCGTGCATGGGCGCATCAAGAGCCCGACCTATGCGGTGGTCGAGCCGCACGAGGTCGCGGACTTGCACATCTGGCACTTTGATTTCTACCGCTTCGACGACCCGCGCGAGTGGGAAGACGCGGGCTTTCGCGACATCTTTGCCAGCCCCGGATTGAAGCTCGCCGAATGGCCCGAAAAAGCAACACAGTACATCCCGCGCGCCGACCTCGCTATTAAAATTGAAGCCATGTTGGATGAGTCACGTCAAGTGAGCCTGAGCGCCCAAACGCCGCTGGGGCGGGAACTGCTGGCATGACGCGCGAACACAGCGCAGCACCTGCAGAGGCAGGCGTCGGGGCCGAGCCCTTCAGTCGCCGCAGCCTGCTCAAATCCGGCACGCTGGTGCTGCTGTTGGGGACGCAGCAAATTGCGCGCGGCGCCACCATCGTGGCGGTGCGGGTCTGGCCCGCGCCCGAGTACACACGCGTCACCATCGAATCCGACGGGCCGCTGCAGGCCAGGCAGATTTTTGTGCCGAACCCGCCGCGGCTCGCAGTGGACATCGACGGCATCGACCTCAACCCCGAACTGCGCCAGCTGGTGGGCAAGGTCACCTCGAACGACCCCTTCATCAGCGGCGTGCGCGTCGGGCAATACGCGCCGGGCGTGGTGCGGCTGGTGCTGGACCTCAAACAGGCCACGCTGCCGCAGGTGTTCACGCTGGCGCCGGTGGCCGCCTACCAGTACCGGCTGGTGTTCGACCTGTATCCCACGCGCACGGCCGACCCGCTCGAAGCCCTGATTGCCGAGCGGCTCAAGGACCAGCAGCAAAGCGCGGGCGCCGCGCAAGCCGCCAGTGCAGCCACCGACCCGCTGGGCGAGCTGATGGCCAACCAGATGCACAAACCCGCCGCCGCACCGCGCGTTGCGGACGCTACAACTTCAATAGCAAAATCACCAGACTCCGCAAGGACAACGGCTCAAAAAGACGCAAACAATGGGGCCGCCGCACCGGTCTTGAGCGGCAGAACCGACCGGCTCATCATCGTCGCGATCGACCCCGGCCATGGCGGCGAAGACCCCGGTGCGACCGGGCCCGCCGGCACGCACGAGAAAGACGTGGTGTTGAAAATTGCGCACCTGGTGCGCGACCGCATCAACGCCACCAGCATCAACGGCAACCCGATGCGCGCCTTCCTGACGCGCGACGCCGACTTCTTCGTGCCGCTGCAGGTGCGCGTACAAAAGGCCCGGCGCGTGCAGGCCGATCTGTTCGTCAGCATCCACGCCGACGCGTTTTTGACGCCGCAGGCGCGCGGCGCCAGCGTGTTCGCGCTGAGCCAGGGCGGCGCCTCGAGCACGGCCGCGAAGTGGATGGCCGACAAGGAAAACAAGGCCGACCTGATTGGCGGCCTGAACGTGCGCGCCAAGGACGTGCAGGTGCAGCGCGCCCTGTTCGACATGAGCACCACCGCGCAGATCAACGACAGCCTCAAATTAGGCAGCGCGCTGCTCGGCGAGATCGGTGACGTGGGCAAGCTGCACAAGGGCCGCGTGGAGCAGGCCAGCTTTGCCGTGCTGAAGGCGCCCGACATTCCCAGCGTGCTGGTCGAGACCGCCTTCATCAGCAATCCCGAGGAAGAAGCCAAACTCAACAGCGACGCCTACCAGGAGAAGATGGCCGACGCCATCATGCGCGGCATCCAGCGCTATTTTGCGAAAAATCCGCCGCTGGCGCGCAACCGCGCGCTGTGAGCGGCACCCTGCCTGGGCAAATGCCACTTTCCGTTGTAGTTCCTCGCGAGCCTGCACGCGGCGATTCGTACCGCTATGTTCCTGTCGGGTGATCTTGAAGACCCCTTCAGCGCCGACCACTTGAAGTCGCTCCTGAGAAATTAGCGCGGAACATCGAGACCTTGTTTCACAAGGGTTTCCCCGAGTGACGTCTCAGACGTCGTGCCATTAACATCCATTTAGTTGCAAATATCAACTATTGAAATATATATTCATGAGCCGCTCCAGACCAGGGCGAAAAGCGTTGCGCATCAAGCTCGATTACGTGACCTTGATGCTTGATATCGTCAATGATCGTGTCAAGGTCGTCGCATCTCAGGTCTACGAGCGCGAGTGTGGCGTGACCTTGCGCGAGTTGCGGCTGATGCGTTTTATCGGGGCCGAACCTGGCCTGACGCTGACGCGCTTGATCGAGCTCACGTCATTGGAGAAAACGCTGGCATCCAAAGCAATCACGACATTGGTTCGGCGTGACCTGGTCGTGCGCTCGGTCGGAGAAGAAGATGCACGCCAGATCCGCCTCGAATTGACCGACCCCGGTGAGGCCGTGGTGATGCGCGCCGACCCTATTGGGCGCTTCATGGAGGA encodes:
- the tsaE gene encoding tRNA (adenosine(37)-N6)-threonylcarbamoyltransferase complex ATPase subunit type 1 TsaE translates to MIVESTPDPVVVQAIVWQTEADTRAFARRLAAHPALRNAFIELHGELGAGKTTFVRHLLHALGVHGRIKSPTYAVVEPHEVADLHIWHFDFYRFDDPREWEDAGFRDIFASPGLKLAEWPEKATQYIPRADLAIKIEAMLDESRQVSLSAQTPLGRELLA
- a CDS encoding N-acetylmuramoyl-L-alanine amidase is translated as MTREHSAAPAEAGVGAEPFSRRSLLKSGTLVLLLGTQQIARGATIVAVRVWPAPEYTRVTIESDGPLQARQIFVPNPPRLAVDIDGIDLNPELRQLVGKVTSNDPFISGVRVGQYAPGVVRLVLDLKQATLPQVFTLAPVAAYQYRLVFDLYPTRTADPLEALIAERLKDQQQSAGAAQAASAATDPLGELMANQMHKPAAAPRVADATTSIAKSPDSARTTAQKDANNGAAAPVLSGRTDRLIIVAIDPGHGGEDPGATGPAGTHEKDVVLKIAHLVRDRINATSINGNPMRAFLTRDADFFVPLQVRVQKARRVQADLFVSIHADAFLTPQARGASVFALSQGGASSTAAKWMADKENKADLIGGLNVRAKDVQVQRALFDMSTTAQINDSLKLGSALLGEIGDVGKLHKGRVEQASFAVLKAPDIPSVLVETAFISNPEEEAKLNSDAYQEKMADAIMRGIQRYFAKNPPLARNRAL
- a CDS encoding MarR family winged helix-turn-helix transcriptional regulator, encoding MSRSRPGRKALRIKLDYVTLMLDIVNDRVKVVASQVYERECGVTLRELRLMRFIGAEPGLTLTRLIELTSLEKTLASKAITTLVRRDLVVRSVGEEDARQIRLELTDPGEAVVMRADPIGRFMEETFRGSLTEEEQAVFRRCLQKLTASGDELVANIERHLK